The Thermodesulfobacteriota bacterium genome contains a region encoding:
- a CDS encoding transposase, which produces MNFFNTKHRTDSTRLKEWDYSSSAYYFITICTKYRKVFLGRVVRENIELSEIGEICNSYWSEIPKHFRNATLNEYIIMPNHIHGILIIDNPTVETRHGVSLQDGTFTNKFSKPISGSLSVIINQYKSSVTRWCRNNGYNNFGWQRRFYEHIIRNEKSLNKIREYIKYNPLKWEFDKYNPDF; this is translated from the coding sequence ATGAATTTCTTCAACACTAAGCATCGCACAGATTCAACTAGGTTGAAAGAATGGGATTATTCGTCTAGTGCGTATTACTTTATAACAATTTGTACTAAATACCGGAAAGTATTCTTAGGTAGGGTGGTACGAGAAAATATTGAGTTATCGGAAATCGGCGAGATATGTAATTCATACTGGTCTGAAATACCAAAACATTTCAGAAATGCTACATTAAATGAATACATTATAATGCCTAATCACATTCATGGGATACTAATCATAGATAATCCAACTGTAGAGACACGCCATGGCGTGTCCCTACAAGATGGTACTTTTACAAACAAATTCTCGAAACCAATCTCTGGTTCACTATCCGTTATCATTAATCAATATAAATCCAGTGTGACGCGGTGGTGTAGAAACAATGGTTATAATAATTTTGGATGGCAGAGACGTTTCTATGAGCACATTATTCGTAATGAGAAATCACTAAATAAAATCAGGGAATATATAAAATATAATCCTCTAAAATGGGAATTTGACAAATACAATCCAGATTTTTGA
- a CDS encoding phage holin family protein: MVLIISWILSALSLVIVAHLIPGFEIKNFWSALLAAVVIGLINATLGFILKILTLPISILTFGIFLFVINALMLKFATFFVPGFAVNGFWSAFFGAIVLAILNMILKGLVFSY; this comes from the coding sequence ATGGTATTGATTATCAGTTGGATTTTAAGTGCCTTAAGCCTGGTGATAGTGGCTCACCTAATCCCGGGGTTTGAAATCAAAAACTTTTGGTCTGCCCTGCTAGCAGCAGTTGTGATTGGTCTAATTAATGCGACACTCGGATTTATATTAAAAATCCTTACTCTCCCAATCTCAATCCTTACCTTCGGGATCTTTCTTTTTGTTATAAATGCACTAATGCTTAAATTCGCGACTTTTTTTGTTCCTGGCTTCGCAGTAAATGGGTTCTGGTCTGCGTTCTTTGGAGCAATTGTCCTTGCTATTTTAAATATGATTTTGAAGGGTCTCGTCTTCAGTTATTAA